GtttgagtataaaaaatatcaaacttacggtataaaatttcatgaagaaattttgttcttttttcttaatattaattactttTGAATGTAAAATTCGGTTATTATTTCCTTGCAGTCAAATTCCGGGCACCtgatgtaattattttcttcagttACGGTTCGACGaaatataaaacgaaaaatcattcaataagatttttatttaagaaaatatACACGAACGGCTTCAATTATTTACAGTAacatttctatttttcgtatataatgtatacaccGTATGCCGAGTATCAATCTCATTTCGATATACgatatgatttttcaatttttctacaataattatatgtataattaaattgCTTCAACTCCATGCGGCTTTACACAACAATCTTAAACGATTTCCTTACAGTAATCACAGTAacgttattgaaataatatgttCTGCAAGTATGACAACGATAACgaataaattaacaattccAGATTAGCGAACACGGTTGATCGCACAGAGAAGAAAATTGCTCTACATGTACCGATAATCGGTATATCATACTGATAATAGAAGTCCAATTAAGTAATTTGATTGGtggattataaataaaaatgcaatatATCTTCCGATGTTATAATAACATACTTAATTCATGTTAAAATCTGAATAACGAGTTATGAGTACGACATAAATGTGTGAATTACAACACAGAATAAAATACCTACAATATTGTAGGTATGAGTACGTTTTGAGAATAGTCGCTATGAATCCATAATATAATGTGCTAAATCTGATGCTGAGTGGATTTTTGCATAAATATAACAATCTGTGTCATTGGCGACTGGCTATATTCGTCCGGGCAGCTACTTCCTCGTTCAACGATTTTCGTCGAGGCCGAACCACAGGCTGTGAATGACTTGCGGTAATGTGAACGTGACAAACAGTACTGCCGTTCAAATTATCACCATGAGATTGAGTGTTCTGTCGCTTCGCGCTGCCATTATTTGAGTCCGCGCTGCTACCACCACAGCTTTTTCTCTTAACACCGTTAAACTCCTGCCTAAATAGCATCACGGAGGATCGGGTTTTCCGCGGCTGGTAATCTGGTGTGGCTTGCATCCTTTCGAGGGCAGCACGAAGTGGCAATAGTCCAACGGCAAACGGGATCTCCTTGCTCGGCGAATAGTCTATATAGTCCTCAATGTTGTTCTCGCTGTTTTCCAAACAGTCTGACATGTCACCCCACAGTACTCGACTCACAGAAGCTATGGTGTTGAATTTATTTGGAAACATTTCTCCTGGCTCTGGTTTTATTATTTGCAATTTATCCGGCTTCAGTTTACTATTCGCAAtcactttttcttcatttctgttGATATTCTTAGACAGCGATAAATGAGTTTTGCCTCTACGTGCAATAAACTTGCTGTTACTTCGCAGTGATCTTTGTGGATCTGAGCATTTTGCCATGGAATTCAGTGGACTCGCTTTATTCTCATCTGATTCACCGTAATCTGAGTCCTTGTTCTTGCGTTTTATTGTTACAGAATTTTTCCGCatgtctcttcttctctccacATCCTGGAGAGTCTTCTCGTTTGTGGAATCGTCGTTTTCGTGTTGGCTCAGCCTCACACTTCTTCTTAATGTTGGTGGACACTGTATGGAATTGGGTCTGAAGATTGTCGGATCTAATTGCTCGTTTGTGAAAATCTCTTTCATTTGTCTGGCATGTTTATTAGTAAAGTTGATAGTAGTGTCGATGTCCACAGATTCAATTGAGACGGCACTTTGCTCCGAGGTATCACTACCGACAAAATCCGATATGTTCTCTACGATTTTGGATCCTAAACCTAAAATATACTCGCTTTCCAGTTCAGTTTCATTCTTCGACGGTTCATCTTTCAAATCTATACAATTGTTATTTGCTAGTTCGGGCATATTGTCAGTCAACTTGACTGGTCGCTTCTCAAGTCCTCCAATAAAGTTACGtctttttttgtgtgtgtAAACCTTCAAACATTTATCACCGGTTCTCGTGAATTCTTCAAATTCAGGCGTTGCCTGATAGATACTCTCACATTCTTTTTCAATGCGAGATTGAGATAAAGGCAAAGGGATATCTATACATTCATCGAAGGTTGGTTCGGTATTTACAAAATCGCAGCATTGTTCATAGAGCACAGGTTGCCGGTCACTTTTATCCTTGCTAAACATGTTGGTATCGTCATTTACACtacctacagaattaattctGTGTATATCGAGTTTCAAACCCTGATTCATAGCACTCGGAACATCAGAGTACATCTGCTCGATGTTTTTACGCGTAACCCCCAAGAAAGATAACTTCGCTTGGGATTGATCAGAATTTCTTGCATCAGTGTTGTGTGTTGGTGAATTGTTGTCATTCAGATACGCTATATCAGTACTTTCATCTGTGTCGCTTCTGGGATATCTATCTACTCCAATTTTATTCCACGTTGAAGTCTGCCTACAGTCATTGTCACTGAATAAACTGTAATCACTTTCTTCTGCCAAATCATCAGCATCTTCTTCACAAAATTCTTCTACGCAACCACCTGTTTCACCTGTGTTGACATTTTTAGCTCCGATCATATTTTTGATAATAGATGCGAGTTCTTTcacctgaaaaaataaataatcactgTAATTAGTACAATGTTGTCAGAATATTAGGAAATCTCATGCTAGGTTTCTGATTGAGCATTACATTTCAATCACAACTTTTTCTAGGTGCTCAgtagagaaaatttaaaacaaggGTGTTTAGTTGATACATGAAAAAACAGTTCTCAGTTATACAAAGTTTACATGGTACTAAATAAACCTAACTGAAAACATGCAGCTCAGTTTATAACGACTGCACTTAAAAAGAAGGTATTTCCTTGTTTTTATTCGGTGTATTTGCTTGACTCTTAAACAGATTTGAACAATGCAAACCGATGGAAAAATATACCAGATTTGACCAATCTCAAACAATTTATACTACTCAATTACTAAGTATATTCAAGTTGTACATTGCAACATCATTTTGCTTTCCCGAAATATTTATGTTATAAGTTATTCTTGTTACCCGAGAGCGATGAGCGATGGAAACATGCACAACTATATTGTTATTGCCGAATGTAAAGTTATCAATTAGTGCGAATCCTTGAGGTATAGCAAGTACGCTAGTCATTTTCAAGATGTTTAACTTCTTGCACCTAGAACAAGTTCGgcttatgaattttttggaatgtAATATCGTCTTTACATGTTAAACGCATGAATATTGTACACCAAAGCATTCAATTCAACTATTGAATTCTACTTCCACAGAGAATCGGTTATCTTATGATATATACAGTAATTATAATTGATCAGTGCACCACGCAAACTTACCTTAAACACTATCGCAGCTTGAAGTAAGGGTTCCAAGTGCTGTTTCGAAATACTCGTTTCTCCGCAGTACATGAATTCAACCATCGACttcaaaacttcaaaatttaaatcgcTAAATAGAATTGTCGGCTCCTGGCCCAGATCTTGTTCCAGCATTTCCTAATGTACACACatgatgaaaattagtatTACTTTTAGacatttaaaatattctacatGAAATTTGACTGTTTAGTTTCATCGGTGTATCCAAATTCGTGCCAAACATCAGCGTACGGTCAACATAAGACGTAAAAACACAAGCTCAGAATggaggaatgaaaataacgACCAGCCACAAAGAAATATAAACAGTAAAATGGGTTACCTCAAAGTAAAGACTGCACGATGCAAGTACCAGCTTGTGAACGCGCAGCCTTTGTTCCTCGCAAATCAGGGTAATATCGACAAGGGATTGTCGGGCCAAAAGTCCGCTGAATCTCTCTGCGACATGGCTACCGTGTCCTTCCCACTGAAGAACGTATTCTCCACTGCTATCAACCATCGTTGCGACTATAATGAAATCAGAAGAGAACAGTGTAACCTTCTAGATTGTGTATAATTAAGcgctgtaaaataatttggaGAAAAGCTGAAGCACTTGTGTGGAAAGAGAGATGCAGAGACAAAAttataggatttttttttatccgtttATTAACTTACCATGGAATCACCACGCATGTAAGtaggaaaataaacaaactggGAAATCGACGAAGAGCGTTTGGGGAAACGGATTTATTTGTTAACTGATCGTAGTATTGCTCGTGTATGTACGATTTACTGACGTATGTGACGCGATATTGCGCTTATACTATTAACGCGGAATATTTCTATAATTGTACAGAAGAAACTAAACTCCTCGGGTTCCAGATTGCGAAGGTGACGCGACGCAACAACTAGTTACTGCACAGCAGTAATAAGCTGAAATATCGCGATTTTCAAACTCTGTATATTTCGCTGGCTTCACACTTTCACAGATGAAACTAAAATCTCCAAATACAACACGGATCCAAAGCTCGAACGAAGCTCGAAGGACTACTGACTGACAAAACCTGCCATCTGGCccatgaaaagaaaaatatttttacataacaAGATGTTCTCAACCTTGAATCTCAGCCTCACTTTTCAGCCAACTTGCAGGTTCTTCGACCGTGCAATAATTTCTTTAATGCGACCCATGTCGTGTTCGGCCACTCTAATTCATTCGTTGAGCAAAAAATTGCCTTGATAATGCCTCTATTTGACATTGACAGAAGTTGGAAGTTTCGAGGCTCTCTGTGTGAagttagtttgaaaaatttctgtgagGTGCTCCACTTTCGCTGAACACACAGGGGTTGTCAATCTCACCGTTGCATGTTGTGTAATcatgtaatataaataaagtatTCACTTTATGACAGAATATAATAACATGTTGAACATACATGGCCGTACGTGAAGCTCCACAGGTGAAACGGCATGCTTAAAAATAGCCACGTAATCGTTCAGacgttattttaatttatttaatttgtatttataacCATTCAACTCGCTCTCTGCCGGAAGCcctgtacatacctacatggctacataatatatacagtATTTTAATCGCGAGTCTGGCCACATGTGCGCCAGTTGTACTTTTCCGCTAacctgaaaattgaaattcctgTTAAGACGTTCGGAATTCAGACATCTGGTTCTATTTTGAGATACCGAAGCACCGTAGCCGGCGTGCGCTAGGCGAGTTAGTAAAAGGCGATAAAAATGTCTTTCAAACTAATCGCAAGCCCTCATAATCCACCGTTAGGTAATGGaaactaaataaaatatacttttttttataacgacACACACCTCGACGTGGTGAATAGTGTTCTTGGAACACACCTGTCACTATAACTCACTAATTGCAACGTGTGATTTTGTACTTACTTAAGATTgacgaaaatctgcaagtTGCTTTTATCGGCAatcattgaatttatttaaacgTCCATCTCAAGATTGAACTCGAGtcgctttgaattttttcttgctATTTACTAACTCGGCTACATtatatcacattttttttatcactaatATTGCATCATTCTGATTAATCAACCTGCACCTAAATAGTTTTATCAGTTAAGTGCTGTTGAAACCAAATTTTTTGGTACATACTTAACTACATCTTACTGATTTACACATTTATCGCTTAATTCGATGTTCGTATTCCTTActaattatacatgtaatttAATGTacacatttattttcacacgCAGGTGCATTAGCCATAACTGAGTTACTTCGCAGCGATGGAAAAATTAAGGTAGATGTATCCTGGTCTGAGATTAAGGGACCTAGCAATATCCAACTCTTTGATGAAGAAGGTGCTCTAATTGG
This portion of the Diprion similis isolate iyDipSimi1 chromosome 7, iyDipSimi1.1, whole genome shotgun sequence genome encodes:
- the LOC124408220 gene encoding uncharacterized protein LOC124408220 isoform X1; the protein is MSNRGIIKAIFCSTNELEWPNTTWVALKKLLHGRRTFATMVDSSGEYVLQWEGHGSHVAERFSGLLARQSLVDITLICEEQRLRVHKLVLASCSLYFEEMLEQDLGQEPTILFSDLNFEVLKSMVEFMYCGETSISKQHLEPLLQAAIVFKVKELASIIKNMIGAKNVNTGETGGCVEEFCEEDADDLAEESDYSLFSDNDCRQTSTWNKIGVDRYPRSDTDESTDIAYLNDNNSPTHNTDARNSDQSQAKLSFLGVTRKNIEQMYSDVPSAMNQGLKLDIHRINSVGSVNDDTNMFSKDKSDRQPVLYEQCCDFVNTEPTFDECIDIPLPLSQSRIEKECESIYQATPEFEEFTRTGDKCLKVYTHKKRRNFIGGLEKRPVKLTDNMPELANNNCIDLKDEPSKNETELESEYILGLGSKIVENISDFVGSDTSEQSAVSIESVDIDTTINFTNKHARQMKEIFTNEQLDPTIFRPNSIQCPPTLRRSVRLSQHENDDSTNEKTLQDVERRRDMRKNSVTIKRKNKDSDYGESDENKASPLNSMAKCSDPQRSLRSNSKFIARRGKTHLSLSKNINRNEEKVIANSKLKPDKLQIIKPEPGEMFPNKFNTIASVSRVLWGDMSDCLENSENNIEDYIDYSPSKEIPFAVGLLPLRAALERMQATPDYQPRKTRSSVMLFRQEFNGVKRKSCGGSSADSNNGSAKRQNTQSHGDNLNGSTVCHVHITASHSQPVVRPRRKSLNEEVAARTNIASRQ
- the LOC124408220 gene encoding uncharacterized protein LOC124408220 isoform X2, yielding MVDSSGEYVLQWEGHGSHVAERFSGLLARQSLVDITLICEEQRLRVHKLVLASCSLYFEEMLEQDLGQEPTILFSDLNFEVLKSMVEFMYCGETSISKQHLEPLLQAAIVFKVKELASIIKNMIGAKNVNTGETGGCVEEFCEEDADDLAEESDYSLFSDNDCRQTSTWNKIGVDRYPRSDTDESTDIAYLNDNNSPTHNTDARNSDQSQAKLSFLGVTRKNIEQMYSDVPSAMNQGLKLDIHRINSVGSVNDDTNMFSKDKSDRQPVLYEQCCDFVNTEPTFDECIDIPLPLSQSRIEKECESIYQATPEFEEFTRTGDKCLKVYTHKKRRNFIGGLEKRPVKLTDNMPELANNNCIDLKDEPSKNETELESEYILGLGSKIVENISDFVGSDTSEQSAVSIESVDIDTTINFTNKHARQMKEIFTNEQLDPTIFRPNSIQCPPTLRRSVRLSQHENDDSTNEKTLQDVERRRDMRKNSVTIKRKNKDSDYGESDENKASPLNSMAKCSDPQRSLRSNSKFIARRGKTHLSLSKNINRNEEKVIANSKLKPDKLQIIKPEPGEMFPNKFNTIASVSRVLWGDMSDCLENSENNIEDYIDYSPSKEIPFAVGLLPLRAALERMQATPDYQPRKTRSSVMLFRQEFNGVKRKSCGGSSADSNNGSAKRQNTQSHGDNLNGSTVCHVHITASHSQPVVRPRRKSLNEEVAARTNIASRQ
- the LOC124408220 gene encoding uncharacterized protein LOC124408220 isoform X3, with the translated sequence MTSVLAIPQGFALIDNFTFGNNNIVVHVSIAHRSRVKELASIIKNMIGAKNVNTGETGGCVEEFCEEDADDLAEESDYSLFSDNDCRQTSTWNKIGVDRYPRSDTDESTDIAYLNDNNSPTHNTDARNSDQSQAKLSFLGVTRKNIEQMYSDVPSAMNQGLKLDIHRINSVGSVNDDTNMFSKDKSDRQPVLYEQCCDFVNTEPTFDECIDIPLPLSQSRIEKECESIYQATPEFEEFTRTGDKCLKVYTHKKRRNFIGGLEKRPVKLTDNMPELANNNCIDLKDEPSKNETELESEYILGLGSKIVENISDFVGSDTSEQSAVSIESVDIDTTINFTNKHARQMKEIFTNEQLDPTIFRPNSIQCPPTLRRSVRLSQHENDDSTNEKTLQDVERRRDMRKNSVTIKRKNKDSDYGESDENKASPLNSMAKCSDPQRSLRSNSKFIARRGKTHLSLSKNINRNEEKVIANSKLKPDKLQIIKPEPGEMFPNKFNTIASVSRVLWGDMSDCLENSENNIEDYIDYSPSKEIPFAVGLLPLRAALERMQATPDYQPRKTRSSVMLFRQEFNGVKRKSCGGSSADSNNGSAKRQNTQSHGDNLNGSTVCHVHITASHSQPVVRPRRKSLNEEVAARTNIASRQ